One genomic window of Sphingobacterium oryzagri includes the following:
- a CDS encoding CaiB/BaiF CoA transferase family protein → MLPLADFTIIDFSQFLSGPLASLRLADLGARVIKIEKPITGDICRQMYTSDTILNGTSTVFHAINRNKESIALDLKDEDDRQVIRDLVAKADVVLHNFRPGVMERLGFDYAHVREVNPNVVYGEISGYGKVGPWAKKPGQDLLLQSLTGMTWLSGDAPNGPVPMGLSIVDMFAGMNLASAVLACLYRRAVQNIGAHVQISMLDSAVDIQFETVTTYFRDGKQLPQRTEVSNAHAYLAAPYGIYKTADGFLALAMGSIPFLAKLLDCPDLADFEDGEQAFQERTAIKAILAKHLVTQPTLFWLSILEAADIWCADVLNWDRLTQHEGFKVLEMLQQVVMGDGFTYDTTRCPIRIDGERITAQKGSPALGEHTDKIKQELYG, encoded by the coding sequence ATGTTACCATTAGCAGATTTTACGATAATTGATTTCAGCCAGTTTTTGTCTGGCCCCTTGGCCAGTTTGCGGCTAGCCGATTTGGGCGCCAGGGTAATAAAGATCGAAAAACCTATCACTGGCGACATTTGCCGACAAATGTATACCTCGGATACGATTTTGAACGGCACATCTACCGTCTTTCATGCCATCAACAGAAATAAGGAAAGCATCGCTTTGGATCTGAAGGATGAAGATGATCGGCAAGTCATCCGTGATTTAGTCGCAAAAGCGGATGTTGTGCTGCATAATTTTCGGCCGGGTGTGATGGAGCGCTTGGGTTTTGATTACGCTCATGTCCGCGAAGTGAATCCGAATGTGGTTTATGGCGAAATATCAGGTTATGGCAAAGTAGGCCCTTGGGCTAAAAAGCCGGGCCAAGATCTCTTGCTTCAATCGTTGACAGGCATGACTTGGCTGAGCGGCGACGCGCCCAACGGTCCGGTACCGATGGGACTTTCTATCGTCGATATGTTTGCCGGGATGAATCTCGCCAGCGCTGTTCTCGCTTGTTTATACCGTCGTGCGGTGCAAAATATAGGTGCACATGTTCAAATCAGCATGCTGGATTCGGCCGTGGACATACAGTTTGAAACGGTGACTACTTATTTTCGGGATGGGAAGCAGTTGCCACAGCGTACCGAAGTAAGTAATGCACACGCCTATTTGGCCGCTCCCTATGGCATCTATAAAACGGCAGACGGTTTCCTTGCACTAGCCATGGGCTCCATTCCTTTTTTGGCCAAGCTACTGGATTGCCCCGACTTGGCGGATTTTGAAGATGGTGAGCAGGCTTTTCAGGAGCGCACTGCCATCAAAGCAATATTGGCCAAGCACCTTGTGACGCAGCCTACGCTCTTTTGGTTGAGCATTTTGGAGGCGGCCGATATTTGGTGTGCTGATGTGTTGAACTGGGACCGGTTAACCCAGCACGAAGGATTTAAGGTATTGGAGATGCTGCAGCAGGTCGTCATGGGCGATGGGTTTACCTATGATACCACACGTTGCCCGATTCGTATTGATGGCGAGCGCATCACAGCGCAGAAAGGATCTCCAGCTTTGGGCGAACATACCGATAAGATTAAACAAGAATTATATGGTTAA
- a CDS encoding extracellular solute-binding protein: MVKLRFAVRKFEPFERHLEACWKAYQEAGFNDVEMEFVPMDLEELYSAMFTHNGLQSGEWDLVHLNTDWLADAYQKNGISELNSFLEAAPPEGGAAAWSPSLMDMQTFDGRLYGLPFHDGPECLVIRKDLFESAVEQQRFLEQYGRELTVPKDWNEFLQVAEFFHRPDENLYGTVFAGYPDGHNAVFDFCLQLWSRGGELQATDGAIQLHQAAAIQALDFYRNLFNRGNVLHPQSLSYESVQAGEAFARGEVAMMVNWFGFASWAQIDALSSVRGKVDIAAIPAEEGITPPSLNVYWLYTLAEGSRHKNLAYDFLRYAVSAENDKKLTLAGGVGCRYSTWFDAEVNERIDFYSKLGPLHETARTLPRLANWPAIAHIIDEMVNLAVQTARPSGKLLEEAQTKINLLT; encoded by the coding sequence ATGGTTAAATTACGTTTTGCTGTTCGCAAGTTTGAGCCGTTCGAGCGCCATTTGGAAGCCTGCTGGAAAGCCTATCAGGAAGCAGGTTTTAACGATGTGGAAATGGAGTTTGTGCCGATGGATTTGGAAGAGCTCTATAGCGCTATGTTTACGCACAACGGCCTTCAAAGCGGTGAATGGGATCTTGTTCACCTGAACACAGACTGGTTGGCAGATGCTTATCAGAAAAACGGTATATCCGAATTGAACAGCTTTCTAGAGGCTGCCCCACCAGAGGGTGGCGCAGCGGCTTGGTCGCCAAGCTTAATGGATATGCAAACTTTCGATGGCAGATTGTATGGACTTCCTTTTCATGACGGCCCCGAATGTTTGGTGATCCGTAAAGACCTGTTTGAATCAGCGGTCGAACAGCAACGTTTTCTTGAACAATATGGTCGAGAGCTTACCGTACCGAAGGATTGGAATGAATTTTTGCAGGTAGCGGAATTTTTTCATCGGCCTGATGAAAACCTTTACGGGACGGTCTTTGCGGGCTATCCCGATGGGCATAATGCGGTGTTTGACTTTTGCTTGCAGCTGTGGTCGCGCGGAGGTGAACTCCAAGCTACCGACGGAGCAATCCAGCTTCATCAAGCTGCAGCTATACAAGCGCTGGATTTCTACCGAAATTTATTCAACCGTGGAAATGTGCTACATCCACAATCGCTGTCTTACGAATCCGTGCAGGCTGGGGAGGCTTTTGCAAGAGGAGAGGTCGCCATGATGGTCAACTGGTTTGGCTTTGCTTCCTGGGCACAGATTGATGCGCTTTCCTCAGTACGCGGTAAGGTCGACATTGCAGCGATTCCTGCTGAAGAAGGAATAACCCCGCCATCGTTGAATGTTTACTGGCTGTACACGCTGGCCGAAGGTAGCCGACATAAGAACTTGGCTTACGATTTCTTACGCTATGCTGTTTCCGCAGAAAATGATAAAAAGCTAACCTTGGCTGGCGGCGTCGGGTGCCGCTACAGTACCTGGTTTGATGCGGAGGTGAACGAGCGGATCGATTTTTATTCAAAGTTGGGGCCCTTGCATGAAACTGCCCGAACCTTGCCCCGTTTGGCCAACTGGCCGGCAATTGCGCATATTATCGATGAGATGGTAAACCTGGCTGTACAGACAGCACGCCCTAGTGGAAAACTCTTAGAAGAAGCACAAACGAAGATAAATCTATTAACATGA
- a CDS encoding sodium:solute symporter family transporter has protein sequence MNNILEKLTLVDYSIVVAYLLALLAIGLFSSRKRAEGAEHFLAGKSLSWYSIGFNMWATNVGPSMLLAFATVGYTTGIVAVNFDWYAFVFLFLLAVVFAPRYIASGVRTLPEFMGKRFGPNTQTILAWYSLVKMLISWLSLGLFAGGFLVRQILGIPMWQSVTVLVALAGLFAYTGGLRTVAKINIFQMILLIVVSALLTGLGLAKIGGLDGLVANTPEGYWSLIRPASDPDYPWYAIALGYPVAAIAFFCTDQAMVQSVLGAKDLKQGQLGVNFIAWLKILSLPLFILTGVICYILFPGLEDPSLAYMTMVTNLFPTGLNGLVIVVLIAVLVGTIGSSLNSLSTVFTMDIYLKHINPTADNRAITQTGRYTIIVGCFASVLVALAIDQIKGLNLFDVFQSILGFIAPPLAVIFLLAVLWKKTNRAAVNTLLTFGAVLSLGTGVLYLWVFPKDSYSFWPHYLMLSFYLFVALLLLGIVISLLVSKSAFEQQNEMAYRVTIEQPRPAVKWAWGILFVVMIGLYLFFK, from the coding sequence ATGAATAACATCCTGGAAAAATTAACCCTTGTCGACTATAGCATCGTTGTTGCCTATTTGCTAGCGCTTCTAGCTATCGGGCTGTTTTCCTCGCGAAAGCGCGCTGAAGGTGCCGAACACTTTCTGGCCGGAAAGTCATTGAGCTGGTACAGCATCGGATTCAATATGTGGGCGACCAATGTTGGTCCGTCGATGCTGCTGGCTTTCGCTACCGTGGGCTATACAACGGGAATCGTGGCGGTCAATTTTGATTGGTACGCTTTCGTGTTCTTATTTCTTTTAGCCGTGGTCTTCGCGCCACGCTACATTGCTTCTGGCGTGCGCACGTTGCCGGAATTTATGGGTAAGCGCTTTGGACCGAACACGCAGACAATCTTGGCTTGGTATTCCTTGGTCAAGATGTTGATATCATGGCTTTCCCTCGGCCTGTTTGCCGGAGGTTTTCTGGTGCGTCAAATTTTAGGTATCCCGATGTGGCAATCCGTAACGGTATTGGTCGCGTTGGCCGGTCTTTTCGCCTACACGGGCGGATTGCGTACGGTTGCCAAGATCAACATCTTTCAAATGATCCTGTTGATTGTCGTTTCGGCCTTGCTTACCGGGCTCGGATTGGCGAAGATCGGCGGCCTTGATGGTTTGGTCGCTAATACACCGGAAGGCTATTGGTCCTTGATTCGCCCAGCGAGTGATCCGGATTATCCTTGGTATGCGATTGCATTGGGTTATCCGGTGGCGGCCATTGCGTTCTTTTGTACCGATCAAGCCATGGTGCAATCGGTATTGGGCGCAAAAGATCTGAAACAAGGGCAGCTTGGCGTGAACTTTATCGCTTGGCTGAAAATTCTCTCCTTACCGTTGTTTATCCTCACCGGCGTGATCTGCTACATCCTGTTTCCAGGACTGGAAGATCCTTCGTTGGCCTATATGACGATGGTGACAAATCTATTTCCTACCGGATTGAACGGATTGGTGATTGTGGTACTGATCGCGGTGCTTGTGGGAACGATTGGCTCTTCACTAAATTCATTGAGCACCGTGTTTACCATGGATATCTACCTGAAACATATCAACCCGACAGCAGATAACCGGGCTATCACCCAAACCGGGCGCTACACCATAATCGTCGGCTGCTTCGCTTCTGTACTCGTTGCTCTAGCTATCGATCAAATCAAAGGGCTTAATTTGTTTGACGTTTTTCAATCGATTTTAGGCTTTATCGCACCTCCCTTAGCCGTGATTTTCCTCTTAGCCGTGCTATGGAAAAAGACTAACAGAGCTGCGGTCAATACGCTGTTAACTTTTGGCGCCGTATTGAGCTTAGGAACCGGTGTGCTTTATCTGTGGGTATTTCCGAAGGACAGCTACAGCTTTTGGCCACATTACCTGATGCTCTCTTTCTACCTGTTTGTCGCGTTACTGCTTTTGGGGATCGTGATATCGCTACTTGTTAGCAAGTCAGCATTTGAGCAGCAAAACGAAATGGCCTACCGCGTCACGATCGAACAACCGCGTCCTGCCGTGAAATGGGCCTGGGGTATTCTCTTTGTCGTGATGATTGGCTTATACCTATTCTTTAAATAA
- a CDS encoding Gfo/Idh/MocA family protein: MQTEKLRLGILGLGEGRSTMSAALQSAHIELVQICDLNEELGRKRMKEFDFHNYTNQYEDMLQNEEIEAIAIYTPDHLHATHIRLALEHGKHVVCTKPFIDNLADANALLALAEEKGKRVFVGQSSRFFEPMKKQRQDYEAGLIGELITIEGYYHADHRWFLDKPWSLQASFKWLYGGLSHPVDFIRWYLPNIEEVMGYGMLSANGQKGGLQNVDTMHFIFKAEDGRIARVSGAYTGPVQPVTRDSEMSCILRGTEGCSQADYMDLRYAITDKTGEERMLTWEHKLKHYFRFEGKSHHAGEYQNYLEYFAQAIRGNTEAFPDMKEGIGTIALLQAMDESLRSGKPVRPKELLEKYEVNL, encoded by the coding sequence ATGCAAACAGAAAAATTAAGACTAGGCATTTTAGGTCTGGGAGAAGGGCGTAGCACCATGTCGGCCGCGCTACAGAGTGCACATATAGAATTGGTACAGATTTGTGACCTCAACGAAGAGCTGGGGCGTAAACGCATGAAAGAGTTCGACTTTCACAACTACACCAATCAGTATGAGGATATGTTACAAAACGAAGAGATCGAAGCGATTGCGATTTATACGCCGGATCATCTGCATGCTACACATATTCGTTTGGCCTTGGAGCATGGGAAGCACGTGGTGTGTACCAAGCCTTTTATCGATAATCTAGCAGACGCCAACGCGCTGCTGGCGCTCGCCGAAGAAAAAGGCAAGCGGGTCTTTGTAGGGCAAAGCTCCCGTTTTTTTGAGCCGATGAAAAAGCAACGTCAGGATTATGAGGCTGGATTAATCGGCGAGCTGATCACGATAGAAGGCTACTACCATGCCGACCACCGTTGGTTTTTAGATAAACCTTGGTCGCTACAGGCTTCCTTCAAATGGCTTTATGGCGGACTAAGTCATCCTGTGGATTTTATACGTTGGTATCTGCCCAATATTGAAGAAGTGATGGGTTACGGTATGTTGAGTGCCAACGGTCAAAAAGGAGGGCTACAAAATGTCGATACGATGCACTTTATTTTCAAAGCAGAAGATGGTCGTATAGCGCGGGTGAGTGGCGCTTATACCGGGCCGGTGCAGCCGGTGACACGCGACAGCGAAATGAGTTGTATCCTGCGCGGTACGGAAGGATGTAGCCAAGCAGATTACATGGATCTTCGTTATGCTATTACGGACAAAACCGGTGAAGAAAGAATGCTGACCTGGGAGCATAAACTGAAACATTACTTTCGCTTTGAGGGCAAAAGTCATCACGCTGGCGAATACCAAAACTATTTAGAATATTTTGCTCAAGCCATTCGTGGCAACACCGAAGCTTTTCCTGATATGAAAGAAGGCATCGGAACCATTGCGCTTTTACAGGCCATGGACGAATCCCTACGCAGCGGAAAGCCGGTTCGCCCGAAAGAGCTGCTGGAAAAATACGAGGTTAATCTCTAA
- a CDS encoding ABC transporter substrate-binding protein: protein MAQKIQLKGITWGHSRGLLPMVATAQRYEELHPDVEIIWKKRTLQEFADKSIEQLAAEYDLLVIDHPWTGHAAAKKVIVPFDDYLDRTYLEDQRLNSVGKSYVSYNFENKQWALPIDAATPVAASRPDLLSALGLALPSTFDDVLALADQGRVAFSLLPIDVLMSFYMFCCSLGEAPCEKEGEVISPLIGKQALSLFKALADRVDARFYKKNPFMVFDDMVNSDEIAYCPFAYGYSNYARDGYARELLHFHDLVTLHNQEPMVSTLGGAGLAISAHSAHVDVAMDYAQFVASPQVQSTLYVDNGGQPGHLKAWQDVEVNRRTSNFFLNTLPTLERAFLRPRYFGHMHFQDHAGDVVVDYLKNGGEEQTVLDQLNEMYKQSRLMEERHG from the coding sequence ATGGCACAAAAAATTCAATTAAAAGGCATCACCTGGGGGCATAGTCGCGGTTTACTGCCGATGGTAGCAACAGCACAACGTTATGAGGAGCTGCATCCCGATGTAGAGATTATTTGGAAAAAACGAACTCTTCAGGAATTTGCAGACAAATCTATTGAACAGCTTGCCGCTGAATACGACTTGCTGGTTATCGACCACCCTTGGACGGGGCATGCTGCCGCCAAGAAAGTCATCGTTCCTTTCGACGATTACCTGGATCGTACTTACTTGGAAGATCAGCGCTTGAACAGTGTAGGCAAGTCTTATGTCAGTTATAATTTCGAAAATAAACAATGGGCGCTACCTATAGACGCCGCAACGCCGGTTGCCGCCAGCCGTCCCGATCTTTTGTCTGCGCTTGGGCTGGCATTGCCAAGTACGTTTGATGATGTTCTGGCGCTGGCCGATCAAGGTCGTGTCGCTTTTTCCCTCTTGCCAATAGACGTGTTGATGAGCTTTTACATGTTTTGCTGCTCACTAGGCGAAGCGCCTTGCGAAAAAGAAGGAGAGGTCATCAGTCCGCTAATCGGCAAGCAAGCGTTAAGCCTGTTTAAAGCATTGGCCGATCGTGTGGACGCGCGCTTTTACAAGAAAAATCCGTTTATGGTATTTGACGATATGGTCAATAGCGATGAGATAGCCTATTGCCCTTTCGCCTATGGCTATTCCAACTATGCGCGTGATGGCTATGCACGTGAGCTATTGCATTTTCACGATCTGGTAACGCTTCACAATCAGGAACCCATGGTCAGCACATTAGGTGGTGCAGGATTGGCGATTTCTGCGCACAGTGCGCATGTTGACGTGGCCATGGACTATGCGCAATTTGTAGCTAGTCCGCAAGTGCAGTCTACGCTGTATGTGGATAATGGCGGACAACCGGGTCATCTGAAAGCTTGGCAAGATGTGGAAGTCAACCGACGCACATCCAACTTCTTTTTGAATACGTTGCCCACATTGGAGCGCGCTTTTTTAAGACCACGTTATTTCGGGCACATGCATTTTCAGGATCATGCCGGTGACGTCGTCGTCGATTACCTAAAAAATGGTGGTGAGGAGCAAACGGTGCTGGATCAGCTCAATGAAATGTATAAGCAGTCACGGTTAATGGAAGAGCGACATGGATAA
- a CDS encoding L-rhamnose mutarotase, translated as MQLQTQQHLARMKDTKIAHLALAVVLLLVNLSVIRAGDIYVRSGAKTKADGTASAPFATLEEALREAREWRRLKDPRVIGGITIWIADGLYQPAQTILIRPEDSGTADSPTRIKAQGKQAVFSGGVRLTNWKPLVKSSAVPSHIAKHIVLADAPRVGGRHFPFRQLWINGRKAVRAQSHDDYDLPRITNWNFEKGTASIPNVFPAFDFQEGMEFFIHQWWAIAQLRIKGAEVHRDSMVLSFHEPEAQLQNEHPWPKPWLSKEHGNSAFRLVNALQFLDQPGEWFLDEETHQVYYYPQEGEDMGTAEAIAPYLETILAINGTLEHPVAHVQIDGLQFQHSTWLRPHTHGHVALQAGMFFLDAYKLQKPGTADKKGLENQAWLGRPAAAVKLQNTTYTRVSNCSFLHLGATGIDYQKANNQDTLTGNLFQDIAGSGILLGTFSDEEMEAHLPYMPTDLRTLTQGTYVANNLIQQIGNEDWGTVGIGAGFVRDVEIVHNELLDLPYTGISLGWGWTPTVNSMKNNRVLHNKITRYGQFMYDVAGIYTLSAQPGTKIQRNLIDSIYVSPYAHIPDHWFYLYTDEGSAYMTVSDNWFPSNKILQNANGPSVEWNNNGPEVDRELVATAGLEPSYRYLKQRELPLSKAATFNSYVPFTKPVFFQIHDPQMRLTAEEVITFFEKQGADTSKLFRWKDYTVLQTTDELAKKLAGAWLANYPTIDYKVFNNLFYSFDRTHCAAGEAAKETDYVLLTAQLVDDKAKQEAYLKAHEEQYQQWPEVAKGFCNAGFEEVLLYRNDRQLMLYISFPKGKKFEEIDPLTSKDNPRVNEWNKLMGSYQQGIEGTAANETWIFYKK; from the coding sequence ATGCAATTACAAACCCAACAGCATTTGGCCAGAATGAAGGATACTAAGATAGCACACCTTGCGCTTGCCGTTGTTTTGCTTTTAGTAAATCTGTCGGTCATCCGGGCAGGTGATATTTACGTGCGCTCAGGTGCAAAGACGAAGGCTGATGGAACAGCTTCGGCACCCTTTGCTACGTTAGAAGAAGCCTTGCGCGAAGCGCGCGAGTGGCGCAGACTAAAAGATCCGCGTGTTATCGGCGGGATAACCATTTGGATAGCGGATGGACTATATCAACCTGCACAAACGATCCTTATTCGTCCGGAAGATAGCGGCACAGCCGATAGCCCCACGCGGATCAAAGCGCAGGGAAAGCAGGCGGTGTTCTCAGGAGGCGTAAGATTAACAAACTGGAAGCCTTTAGTAAAAAGTAGTGCTGTGCCGTCGCATATCGCGAAACATATCGTGCTGGCCGATGCGCCACGCGTCGGCGGTCGCCATTTTCCGTTCCGACAGCTGTGGATAAACGGTCGCAAAGCTGTTCGCGCGCAAAGCCATGATGATTATGATCTTCCGAGAATAACAAATTGGAATTTTGAAAAAGGAACGGCCAGCATTCCGAATGTTTTTCCTGCTTTTGATTTTCAAGAGGGCATGGAGTTTTTCATTCACCAATGGTGGGCTATTGCACAATTGCGGATCAAGGGAGCGGAAGTGCATCGCGATAGTATGGTGCTTTCGTTTCACGAACCAGAAGCGCAACTACAAAACGAGCATCCCTGGCCTAAACCTTGGCTATCCAAAGAGCATGGCAACTCCGCCTTTCGCTTGGTCAATGCGCTGCAGTTTTTAGACCAGCCCGGAGAATGGTTTTTGGATGAAGAAACCCATCAGGTTTATTACTACCCGCAGGAAGGTGAAGATATGGGCACGGCGGAAGCGATCGCGCCTTATTTGGAGACTATTTTAGCAATCAATGGTACGCTGGAGCATCCTGTGGCGCATGTGCAGATCGACGGTCTCCAATTTCAGCACAGTACCTGGCTTCGTCCGCACACACATGGCCATGTGGCTTTACAAGCAGGGATGTTCTTTTTGGATGCCTACAAATTGCAAAAGCCCGGCACAGCGGATAAAAAAGGATTGGAAAATCAAGCCTGGCTCGGTCGGCCAGCTGCCGCCGTTAAATTGCAAAACACAACATATACCAGGGTTTCCAACTGTAGCTTTCTCCATTTGGGCGCTACAGGTATTGACTATCAAAAAGCAAATAATCAAGATACCTTAACGGGTAATCTTTTTCAAGATATTGCAGGCTCCGGTATTTTGCTGGGAACGTTTTCTGACGAGGAAATGGAAGCACATTTGCCGTATATGCCTACCGATCTACGCACGTTGACGCAGGGAACATACGTGGCGAACAATTTGATTCAACAGATTGGCAATGAAGATTGGGGAACGGTGGGCATAGGTGCCGGTTTTGTGCGCGATGTAGAGATTGTGCACAACGAACTGCTGGATCTGCCTTACACAGGGATTAGTTTGGGCTGGGGCTGGACGCCAACGGTCAATAGTATGAAGAACAACCGTGTTCTACACAACAAAATTACCCGCTACGGTCAATTTATGTATGATGTAGCGGGAATCTATACCTTATCGGCGCAGCCGGGCACAAAGATTCAGCGAAATCTTATCGACAGCATTTACGTTTCTCCTTACGCACACATTCCCGATCATTGGTTTTACTTATATACCGATGAAGGATCGGCTTATATGACGGTGTCCGACAACTGGTTTCCGTCCAACAAGATTTTGCAAAATGCGAATGGGCCCAGCGTTGAGTGGAACAATAATGGTCCTGAAGTAGACCGTGAGCTTGTCGCGACAGCAGGATTGGAGCCGTCATACCGATATTTAAAGCAGCGGGAATTGCCCTTGTCAAAAGCAGCTACTTTTAACAGCTATGTTCCTTTCACTAAACCTGTTTTCTTTCAAATCCACGATCCACAGATGCGTTTGACAGCAGAGGAAGTGATCACCTTTTTTGAAAAACAAGGGGCTGATACCAGTAAGCTGTTTCGTTGGAAAGACTATACTGTACTGCAAACGACCGATGAACTCGCCAAAAAATTGGCAGGCGCCTGGCTCGCCAACTACCCGACGATAGACTACAAAGTTTTCAATAACCTATTTTACAGCTTTGATAGAACGCACTGTGCTGCTGGCGAGGCCGCAAAAGAAACGGATTATGTGCTGTTAACCGCGCAACTCGTAGATGATAAGGCAAAACAAGAGGCTTACTTGAAAGCTCATGAGGAGCAGTATCAGCAGTGGCCGGAAGTAGCAAAGGGATTTTGCAACGCAGGCTTTGAAGAAGTGTTGCTTTACCGTAATGACAGACAACTCATGCTCTACATCAGCTTTCCCAAGGGGAAAAAATTTGAAGAAATAGATCCCCTGACGTCCAAAGATAATCCACGTGTTAACGAGTGGAACAAGTTGATGGGAAGTTACCAACAGGGTATTGAGGGAACGGCAGCTAATGAAACTTGGATTTTTTATAAGAAATAA
- a CDS encoding CaiB/BaiF CoA transferase family protein, whose protein sequence is MDNRPLEGLVVLEFAQFMAAPTAGLRLADLGARVIKIERPLVGEAGRQIAIKNIFVDQSSLVFHTINRNKESYAADLKSEADLAILRELIKKADVITHNFRPGVMEKIGLDYQAVQQLNPSIIYATVTGYGNAGPWAKKPGQDLLVQSVSGLTWLSGSAADNPVPFGLAVIDMYCATHLTQGILAALLKRSRTKKSVLVEVSLLESALDMQFEVLTTYFNDGGQLPQRAETRGGGHAYLSAPYGVYKTAEGYLALAMGDLPEIAAALGLPPAPYLDRSTWFKDRDVIMQTLGSALLEASAKAWVEKLEAGGIWCAEVNDYHAFFAAQGFAEANMLQHVKLQDGDNLTTTRSVYHIDGAYLFANKPAPRVGEHNEKIRLDYLKQ, encoded by the coding sequence ATGGATAATAGGCCACTGGAAGGATTAGTCGTGTTGGAGTTCGCCCAGTTTATGGCTGCTCCTACGGCAGGTTTACGCTTAGCCGATCTGGGTGCCCGCGTGATTAAAATCGAGCGTCCGCTCGTGGGCGAAGCTGGTCGTCAGATCGCTATCAAAAATATTTTTGTCGATCAAAGCAGCTTGGTTTTTCATACGATCAATCGGAATAAGGAATCCTATGCGGCCGATCTGAAAAGTGAAGCTGATCTGGCAATCCTTCGGGAGCTGATAAAAAAGGCAGATGTCATCACGCATAACTTTCGCCCCGGTGTGATGGAGAAAATAGGCTTGGATTATCAAGCCGTACAGCAGCTCAATCCTTCGATCATCTACGCCACTGTGACGGGTTACGGCAATGCGGGACCGTGGGCTAAAAAGCCCGGTCAAGATCTTTTGGTGCAGTCGGTTTCAGGCTTAACCTGGTTGTCCGGAAGTGCCGCAGATAATCCCGTTCCATTCGGTCTGGCAGTAATTGATATGTATTGCGCTACGCACCTGACACAGGGCATATTAGCCGCTCTTTTAAAGCGGTCGCGCACAAAAAAAAGTGTATTGGTCGAGGTAAGTTTATTGGAATCAGCATTGGATATGCAATTTGAAGTGTTGACCACCTATTTTAATGATGGCGGTCAACTGCCGCAACGTGCCGAAACCCGAGGCGGCGGTCATGCTTACCTAAGTGCTCCGTATGGCGTTTACAAGACTGCCGAAGGCTACCTTGCCCTGGCAATGGGCGATTTACCTGAAATTGCCGCTGCGCTGGGTTTGCCTCCCGCGCCATACTTGGATCGTTCCACGTGGTTTAAGGACAGAGATGTCATTATGCAAACACTAGGTAGCGCATTGTTGGAAGCGTCCGCAAAAGCCTGGGTGGAAAAGCTGGAAGCAGGAGGAATTTGGTGTGCGGAAGTGAATGACTACCACGCATTTTTTGCTGCACAGGGATTTGCTGAAGCCAATATGTTGCAACATGTTAAGCTACAAGATGGCGACAATTTGACAACGACGCGCAGCGTTTACCATATTGACGGAGCATATCTGTTTGCTAACAAGCCGGCGCCGCGCGTGGGCGAACACAATGAGAAAATTCGTTTAGATTACCTAAAGCAATAA